GTTGCGACAAGACCACCCCTGCCCTGCTGATGGGCGCTGCCAGCTGCGACATTCCGGCGATCGTCGTGACCGGCGGCCCGATGCTCAACGGCAAGCACAAGGGCAAAGACATCGGCGCCGGCACCATCGTCTGGCAGATGCACGAATCCTACAAAGCCGGCCAGATCAGCCTTGACGAGTTCCTGTCCGCTGAATCAGGCATGTCGCGCTCTGCGGGCACCTGCAACACCATGGGCACCGCCTCGACCATGGCCTGCATGGCTGAAGCACTTGGCACCTCCTTGCCACACAACGCTGCGATTCCCGCCGTCGACTCACGCCGTTATGTACTGGCGCACATGTCCGGCATGCGCGCGGTGCAAATGGTGAACGAGGACTTGCGCCTGTCGAAAATCCTGACCCGCGAAGCCTTTGAAAACGCTATTCGTGTCAACGCCGCCATCGGTGGCTCGACCAATGCCGTGATCCACTTGAAAGCCATCGCCGGCCGTATCGGTGTAGAGCTGGAGCTCGACGACTGGACCCGTATTGGCCGCGGCACCCCGACGCTGGTTGACCTGCAGCCGTCCGGGCGCTTCCTGATGGAAGAGTTCTACTACGCCGGCGGCCTGCCTGCCGTGTTGCGTCGTCTTGGCGAGAACAACCTGATCCCGCACCCGGAGGCACTGACCGCCAACGGCAAAACGTTATGGGAAAACGTGCAGAACTCGCCGATCTACGGTGACGACGAAGTTATCCGCGCCATCGATAATCCGCTGGTGGCTGATGGCGGGATCTGCGTCCTGCGCGGCAACCTTGCGCCGCTGGGCGCGGTGCTCAAGCCCTCCGCCGCGACACCTGCGCTGATGAAGCATCGGGGTCGCGCCGTGGTGTTCGAGAATTTCGACATGTACAAGGCGCGCATCAACGATCCGGATCTGGACGTCGACGCCAGCAGCATTCTGGTCATGAAGAACTGCGGGCCCAAGGGTTACCCGGGCATGGCGGAAGTGGGCAACATGGGGCTGCCAGCCAAGTTGCTCGCCCAGGGTGTGACCGACATGGTGCGGATTTCCGACGCGCGCATGAGTGGCACGGCGTACGGCACGGTTGTTCTGCACGTGGCGCCCGAGGCTGCTGCCGGCGGCCCGCTGGCGGTGGTGCAGGAAGGTGACTTCATCGAACTGGACTGCGCAACCGGCCGTTTGCACCTGGACATTCCGGAAGCGGAATTGGCCGCGCGTCTGGCCGATTGGCAAGCGCCGCCACAGCTGTTGATCGGCGGGTACCGTCAGCTGTACATCGATCATGTAATGCAGGCGGATCAGGGCTGCGACTTCGACTTCCTGGTTGGCATGCGCGGCTCGGAAGTGCCACGGCATTCGCATTAATTGAGGCCCGCAGCCGGGTATTCGCATTACTTTGAGGCCCCACGGCCGGGGCATTGAACTGTAGGAGCCGGCGTGCTGGCGAACGCGGTGTGTCAGCAAATCTGCTGCCGACTGAAACGCCGCGTTCGCCAGCAAGCCGGCTCCTACAGGGATCGGCGTCTCACCTGAAAATCAATGCACCACGCTGCCGCAAAAGCAGGCCCATCCGGGCGGGACCCGCCAATGCTATGATGCGCCGCATTCACCGCTCAGGATCGTCCCGCGCCCCATGGATTACCGTAAGCCCTCCGACCGTAAAAGCATGCACTCGCGCATTGTCCAGGACATCGGCATGCAGATTGTCTCGGGCCGTTTCAAACCGGACGACAAACTCCCCGCCGAAGCCTTGCTCTGTGAAGAATATGCGGTCAGCCGCCCGGTGCTGCGCGAAGCCACGCGGGTCCTGGTCGCCAAAGGTCTGGTGTATTCACGGCCGCGGGTGGGCACAGTGGTCAAGCCGCGCCGCGAATGGCACATTCTCGACCCGGACGTCCTGCACTGGCTGATGCAAAGTTCGCCGCAAAATGAATTCTTCGCCCTGCTCACCAGTGTGCGCAGCATCATCGAACCGGCCGCCGCCGCACTGGCCGCGCAACACGCGACGCCTGAAGACCTCACCGCCATCGGCGAAGCCTACGAGCGCATGGCCGCCGCGCCAACCGTTGAAGACGTGCTGCAGCCCGACCTCGATTTTCACAGCCGGATTGCCGACGCCACCCACAACGATCTGCTTGCCCACCTGTGCAACATGTTGTCGCTGGCCCTGCGCGAGGCGTTGAAACATTCCAACAAGCGCCCGAACCTGCATGAACTGGCCTTACCCCGTCATCGCGCCATCCTCACGGCCATTGAAAACCGCGACGCGCTGGGCGCTCATCACGCCACGCTGGTGCAGCTGGACGACGCCCGCAACGCACTCAACGTGGTACTGGGCCAAGGCGTAAAGCTTTAGTTCCACGAGAACCACGCGCGCAGCCCGTAGGACCGGCTTTAGCCGGGAAGCCTCTGGACTCCTGTTTATCCCGCCAAGGCGATGCGAAGCTCAGGGCAGATAAATACTGAACAAACCGCCGCCCAGCTCACCGCCGTTGGCGATTTCAATGTGGCCGTGTACGCCCTTGCGCTGATGCTGTCGGGCGATGTTCGCCGCGAAATACAGGCCCAACCCGGTACTGCCGCTGTTCTGGTTGATGCCCAGCACGTAATCGGTCTGCTGATCGATCATGCGTGCAGGAAAGCCCGGGCCGTCGTCGTTGATGCTGATCACCAGTTGCTCGCCGACTTGCCTCGCTGTGATCAACACTTCGCGGCGTGCAAAGCGAATCGCATTGATCACCACGTTGGACACCACCGACCCCACCAGCTCGCGATCAAAAAAGCCCGGCAGACCGAAGTCATCCAGCGCATAGCGCGCGGCGATGCCACGGCTATTGAGCACTTCCTGGTGGAAC
The nucleotide sequence above comes from Pseudomonas lutea. Encoded proteins:
- a CDS encoding IlvD/Edd family dehydratase, which translates into the protein MSDSNKKPVLRSAQWFGTADKNGFMYRSWMKNQGIADHQFQGKPIIGICNTWSELTPCNAHFRTIAEHVKRGVIEAGGFPVEFPVFSNGESNLRPTAMLTRNLASMDVEEAIRGNPIDGVVLLTGCDKTTPALLMGAASCDIPAIVVTGGPMLNGKHKGKDIGAGTIVWQMHESYKAGQISLDEFLSAESGMSRSAGTCNTMGTASTMACMAEALGTSLPHNAAIPAVDSRRYVLAHMSGMRAVQMVNEDLRLSKILTREAFENAIRVNAAIGGSTNAVIHLKAIAGRIGVELELDDWTRIGRGTPTLVDLQPSGRFLMEEFYYAGGLPAVLRRLGENNLIPHPEALTANGKTLWENVQNSPIYGDDEVIRAIDNPLVADGGICVLRGNLAPLGAVLKPSAATPALMKHRGRAVVFENFDMYKARINDPDLDVDASSILVMKNCGPKGYPGMAEVGNMGLPAKLLAQGVTDMVRISDARMSGTAYGTVVLHVAPEAAAGGPLAVVQEGDFIELDCATGRLHLDIPEAELAARLADWQAPPQLLIGGYRQLYIDHVMQADQGCDFDFLVGMRGSEVPRHSH
- a CDS encoding FadR/GntR family transcriptional regulator, whose product is MDYRKPSDRKSMHSRIVQDIGMQIVSGRFKPDDKLPAEALLCEEYAVSRPVLREATRVLVAKGLVYSRPRVGTVVKPRREWHILDPDVLHWLMQSSPQNEFFALLTSVRSIIEPAAAALAAQHATPEDLTAIGEAYERMAAAPTVEDVLQPDLDFHSRIADATHNDLLAHLCNMLSLALREALKHSNKRPNLHELALPRHRAILTAIENRDALGAHHATLVQLDDARNALNVVLGQGVKL
- a CDS encoding sensor histidine kinase codes for the protein MKDEDLGLDFSMVIASTVHDMKNSLGSLIQAHGQWVKQLPEAYRGTPEQGVIDYEFAHLNGMLVQLLGLYKLGVNQLPLRPDYHELDDFIEAQLAFHQEVLNSRGIAARYALDDFGLPGFFDRELVGSVVSNVVINAIRFARREVLITARQVGEQLVISINDDGPGFPARMIDQQTDYVLGINQNSGSTGLGLYFAANIARQHQRKGVHGHIEIANGGELGGGLFSIYLP